Genomic segment of Paenibacillus sp. FSL R5-0912:
TCGGCCGCATACAAGCCCCAATTGTTCAGATTGCCTATCGAATTCCCCATTACACCAGGACCTGCGGGTTGTACGGATTCTTCCTGTGTGATCGCGACCTGCCCGTCTGCATAAGTAACCGAGGCTTCAAAAACCTCAGAAAGCACCCGGAGCGGCACCAGCATCCTTCCATTCACCAGCCTCGGAGCAGCTGCCAGTGTGAAGGGCTGCTGGTTCTTGTAGGCTGCGGTAGACCCCGCCGTTATACTCAGTGTAATGGTTCCTTTGGAAATTAGGATTGCTTTATTATTCCCCGGAACAATCATCCCGCCCAGTTCATCCGCCACGAAGCGGAGGGGAACATATACCGTACCTTGATCATTCACAGGCTGTACATCGAAATTCACCAGCTTACCATTGACTGTAACTGTAACCGCCGGCTGATCCGCCGGAGCTGCGAAGATTGTCGCCATACCCGTTAAGCTAAAGAGCAGCGGGGCAATAATGATCCATTTCCTCAAGGAGAACACCTCTCAGTTATTTATTTCTGAACGTACAGCTCCTATGTATTCTACACCTCCGTTCATCATTCTTCCACAATATCAATAAATCTCCATCCGGTAGATTAGCGTCCGCACACACAATATTCACTTTACAATTTCTAGCATATGGTTTATTTTAACATTAAGTCGTCATTAAATGTTGTGATATTCAACCCAATATTTAATATCAAATTTAAATACTGAACTGGAGGACCTTATGAAGGATACTTTGCAGGAGACCTTACTGAAGAATATCCGTTTTGAGTACAACGAAGCTGTCGAGCTTGTGGTTTCCATGGCAATGCTTGCATGTGAAGACCAGGTGGCGGAGTTGGCCAAGGATTACAAAATCGAAACCGATGAGCTGCTGGGAACCTACTTCGATGATGCACGCAGATTATTGTCACCTCACTTCACCCGTGAGCTGATGTTTTTCTTCCGGTATGACTTCTTTCATAATGCCCTGGATTTCCCCTTATTCGAATCGGTCTTCACTCACCGGGAAACGCTGACTGCAGAGGAGTTGATCAACCGGCTGGAGAACAGCTCTGCGGAGCATATCGTTTCAGAGATGGTCTACGGCGTCTACAACGATAATATGGAGGCATTATTGAAAGGCAACGATTGGGAGATTGTTAAAAAGGATCTTGCGGCGCTTACAGAATTGGTGTCCAATACAAAACCCCAGCCGGAGGTTGCAGAAGCTCATGCGCCGCTGCTTGAATGTCTTGCTCATCCTGAGGAGACCAAGCTGCGGTATCTGCAGCTTTTGCGTCAATTCAACCAGGATGTATTTGTTCACTGGAAAGAACGGATCCGCGAGCTTTCCGAGCAGGCCTCCCGCAAGTATGAGGCCCAGTTCCTCAGCAATCCGGAGGTTTTCATTCGTGAAGTCCACAAGAATGAGCCTTCACTGTTCGACATCCCGACCACTTTCCATGTCAGCTTTGTCTCTCAGGTCAACAACAGCTTCTTACAGTTCCATACGGATGCCGGACAGGTCGGCTGGGTCATTTTCGGCGTACATAATGACCGGGTATATGGACCTGCAGCAGACAGGGAGAAAACTGAATTATTCCTCAAAACCTTCTCGGATAAACGGCGGCTGGACTTCCTGATGTTATTGAAGCAGCGTCCACACTATGGCCAGGAAATTGCCGAAGCCCTCGGTATTACACCTGCTGCTGTGAAATATCATTCCAATTTCCTGTTCTTCCTGGATTTGCTGGACATCCAGCGGATGGATCACCGGCTGTATTATGTACTTAGAACCGATACTTTGCGCAGTCTGCTGGCCTTGACGGCTAAAGTTATGCTGGACAAAGACCATTTCATAAATTGATAGCTCGGGAGGGGTCCACTTGAACGGGATCACGAATACCGGGGCAACGCCGCTGAATGAACAGCCCGCCGCTGCCCAGAATACATTTATCCGGTTGCTGAAGCTCGGCAAACCCTATACAGGCTGGTACATCATTCTTTGTGTTCTGGCAGCGGTTATCTCACTCACAACTGTAGGTCTGGCTGAGTCGCTGCGGCGGATTATCAATGCGGCAACTAACCACAATACGTCCGGTCTTACAGCGGGAATGACCTTCGCTGCTGTCATCGTCATTACGGATGCCGGAGTCCACTTTCTGAATACATATCTCTCAGGGCTGCTGGAGATCAAATCCACCTCTAAGGTTCAGATCTCCATGCTGACAAGATTACTGAATGTTCAGATGAAGGATCTGGACCGTTATCATTCCGCCGATCTGATCAGCCGGATGAATGACTCCGCTCCAGCCGCACAGCAGGGAATAAACCGGAAGACGATTGACCTGATCAGCAATCTGCTGCAAATCACATTTCTGCTCACTTATCTGCTGTCTCTGCAATTTGCTCTGACACTGGGGACAGTCATCATCTGTGCACTGGTTCCTCTGGTTATGTTCCCCTTCACCTCACGGCTCCGCACCATGAATGAACAGCGCCAGAGCATTGAGAGCGCTCAACAGGCATTCGTTCAGGATTCGATACAAGGCGCTGAGGTGGTGCGCGCCTTCTCCCTTGCTCCCCGTCTACTCGGGCAATTCACCAGCAGAGTCCGGCAATTTAACACAGTCCACCTGCCGGTCTCACGGATAGAGGCTGTAGGTTACAATATGCCGTTGGCCGTTATTCTGGGCGGATTGCTGTATGTACTCTCCTATGGCGGCTATCTTGTAATTGGAGGGCGGATTGATGTAGGCGCCGTTGCTGCTTTTCTCATTTGCTTTGAACAAATTTCGAATCCGGTATCGCGGCTTGCCAACCTGTGGACAGAACTGCAGGCTTCGCTGGCACAGGGGAAGCGTTTATTTGAAATCATGGATTTAACCGAAGAAGGCATCAGCCCTGCTAATCCCGGTACCGCAGGGCATCTGGCTGAAGCATGGGATACCGTTAATCTGCCACTTGCCGGACAGGAGCCGCTCATATTCAACAATGTCAGCTTCGGGTACGGACAAACGAAGGTATTAACTGAAACTCAGCTGCGGATTGAGCCAGGTAAGGTTACCGCTTTCGCCGGAGCCAGCGGGAGCGGCAAGAGCACAATTCTTCAGCTAATGCTTGCCGCTTATGTGCCTGACGGAGGAAGCATTCATCATGGCAGTATGCCCTTACAAACCATTCCGCCGCGTAGCTGGCGCAGCCGTATCGCCTATGTATCGCAGGAGCCTTATCTATTCTCAGGAACACTATACGAGAATATTGCCTGGGGGCGGCAGGAAGCCTCCCGTGAAGAGGTGATCTCTGCCGCACAGAATGCAGGCATCCACGATTTCATTATGCAGACTCCACAGCAGTATGAGACGGTCATCGGAGAAAGAGGGCTTACGTTGTCGGGAGGTGAACGCCAGCGGCTCTCCATTGCCCGGGCATTCGTCCGCGAGCCGGGACTGCTGCTGCTGGATGAACCTACGGCTGCGCTTGACAGCCATAATGAGGAGATTGTCCAGCAGGCCTTGAAGGCCCTGATGACGAACCGGACAACGGTTGTAGTCGCCCACCGGCTCTCAACTATTAAGTACGCTGATCATATCTACTTCATGGAGGCCGGAGCAATTGTTGAACAAGGGACCCATATGGAGTTAATGGCACTGCAAGGCAAATATCATGCTATGGCCCAGGCGGGCATTCAGACAGAGGCTGCTGCCGGAGGAGGACTGCAAAATGAATACTAAATCATCTTCATCCGGCCGAATCCGGCTCCGGGAAGCCCTCCAGCGGCTGCTTCCTTATGTCAAGCCATACCAGATCGGCTTTCTGGCAGCAATAGTGCTGCTAATGGCCAGGCTTGCCCTGGATGTCGGATTTGCTACGGTTCAGCAGGTTTTCATTGATACAATTAACAGTACCAATATGCAGTCCCTGACACGGATAACCCTAATTTGTTCGCTGGCCTGCTTCCTGATTATTCTCTGTCTTATGCTGCAGCATTATCTCCGCTTCACCGTACACAGCCGGATGGCCTGGGATTTCCGGACGAAGCTGTTTGATGCCAGCCACCGGCTGACTTACCGCCAGCTGGAAGCCATGCATTCCGGAGATTTGACCTCCCGGAATACCAAGGATGCCGGAGCGGCCATGGGGATGATTAGCAGTCTGGTCTACGATCTGGGTTATAATCTTCTGCTCTGCCTGGTTGCATTTCTGTATTTGGCCAGTATGGATGTCTGGCTTGCACTCCTTGCACTTGGAACGGGCCCCGTTGTCTTTCTGTCCGGCCGTTTCTTTGACCGCAGACTGCGCAAGCTGTACACACAAATCTATGCCCAGGAAGCCTTGCTGCGGGGAATCCTGCAGGAGACCCTCCAGGGGATGAAGGTTATCCGTTCATTTTCACTGGAGAATACGCTGCTGGGCAGGTATGCAGCTGAACGCGAGCAGCTGAACCGGCTGCAGAAGCAAAAAACGCTGCTGAACGCGCTGCTCTGGCATTCTTCTGCATTCATTAATAATGTTGTAATGATCAGCTGCGCTATCCTTATTGCCAGGTCAGCGCTGCGGGGTGAGACCTCGGCGGGTGAAGTGCTTGCCTTCATCATCCTGATGGGACGTGTTCAGTGGCCATTCGTCCACATGTCGCAGACTTGGGGCGGGGTACAGGAATCACTCGGGGCGGCTGACCGTGTATTTGAGATTCTTGATGCTCCCCGGGAAGGGGCAGCATCTGGCATTGGACAGGATACTGCCGTATCCGCAGCGGTAGCCGCCGCTGAAGCAACCGCCTTGGCGGAAGCTGCTGCACTAAGCATACAGGGGCTGCACTACAGCTTCGAGGGACCCCAGTCCAGGGAGGGAAGCTGTCTGAGCGGGATCCGTCTTGAGCTGAAGCATGGCGAGACGGTTGCCGTTGTCGGCCCCAGCGGCTCGGGCAAGACGACACTTGTACGGTTGTGCTGCGGACTCTATGAACCGGAGGCCGGCAGTATTACCGTGTGCGGTTATGGTGTACATGATCACCTTGAGGCGGCGCGCCGGAGGATCTCCTATGTACCGCAGAATCCTTACCTGTTCTCCGGCAGCATCCGGGATAATATCGCGTTCAGTGCTGAACATGCCAGCGATGAAGAAATCCGGGAAGCTGCCCGCCTGGCAGGTGCAGATGAATTTATTATGCGGCTGCCTGAAGGATACGACACGCAGATCGGTGAACACGGCTCTACTATATCAGGCGGTCAACGGCAGCGCCTCGCCATCGCCAGAGCTTTTCTGCGTAATGCGCCG
This window contains:
- a CDS encoding ArsR/SmtB family transcription factor; this translates as MKDTLQETLLKNIRFEYNEAVELVVSMAMLACEDQVAELAKDYKIETDELLGTYFDDARRLLSPHFTRELMFFFRYDFFHNALDFPLFESVFTHRETLTAEELINRLENSSAEHIVSEMVYGVYNDNMEALLKGNDWEIVKKDLAALTELVSNTKPQPEVAEAHAPLLECLAHPEETKLRYLQLLRQFNQDVFVHWKERIRELSEQASRKYEAQFLSNPEVFIREVHKNEPSLFDIPTTFHVSFVSQVNNSFLQFHTDAGQVGWVIFGVHNDRVYGPAADREKTELFLKTFSDKRRLDFLMLLKQRPHYGQEIAEALGITPAAVKYHSNFLFFLDLLDIQRMDHRLYYVLRTDTLRSLLALTAKVMLDKDHFIN
- a CDS encoding ABC transporter ATP-binding protein: MNGITNTGATPLNEQPAAAQNTFIRLLKLGKPYTGWYIILCVLAAVISLTTVGLAESLRRIINAATNHNTSGLTAGMTFAAVIVITDAGVHFLNTYLSGLLEIKSTSKVQISMLTRLLNVQMKDLDRYHSADLISRMNDSAPAAQQGINRKTIDLISNLLQITFLLTYLLSLQFALTLGTVIICALVPLVMFPFTSRLRTMNEQRQSIESAQQAFVQDSIQGAEVVRAFSLAPRLLGQFTSRVRQFNTVHLPVSRIEAVGYNMPLAVILGGLLYVLSYGGYLVIGGRIDVGAVAAFLICFEQISNPVSRLANLWTELQASLAQGKRLFEIMDLTEEGISPANPGTAGHLAEAWDTVNLPLAGQEPLIFNNVSFGYGQTKVLTETQLRIEPGKVTAFAGASGSGKSTILQLMLAAYVPDGGSIHHGSMPLQTIPPRSWRSRIAYVSQEPYLFSGTLYENIAWGRQEASREEVISAAQNAGIHDFIMQTPQQYETVIGERGLTLSGGERQRLSIARAFVREPGLLLLDEPTAALDSHNEEIVQQALKALMTNRTTVVVAHRLSTIKYADHIYFMEAGAIVEQGTHMELMALQGKYHAMAQAGIQTEAAAGGGLQNEY
- a CDS encoding ABC transporter ATP-binding protein — its product is MNTKSSSSGRIRLREALQRLLPYVKPYQIGFLAAIVLLMARLALDVGFATVQQVFIDTINSTNMQSLTRITLICSLACFLIILCLMLQHYLRFTVHSRMAWDFRTKLFDASHRLTYRQLEAMHSGDLTSRNTKDAGAAMGMISSLVYDLGYNLLLCLVAFLYLASMDVWLALLALGTGPVVFLSGRFFDRRLRKLYTQIYAQEALLRGILQETLQGMKVIRSFSLENTLLGRYAAEREQLNRLQKQKTLLNALLWHSSAFINNVVMISCAILIARSALRGETSAGEVLAFIILMGRVQWPFVHMSQTWGGVQESLGAADRVFEILDAPREGAASGIGQDTAVSAAVAAAEATALAEAAALSIQGLHYSFEGPQSREGSCLSGIRLELKHGETVAVVGPSGSGKTTLVRLCCGLYEPEAGSITVCGYGVHDHLEAARRRISYVPQNPYLFSGSIRDNIAFSAEHASDEEIREAARLAGADEFIMRLPEGYDTQIGEHGSTISGGQRQRLAIARAFLRNAPLLLLDEATSALDNESERLVQQSLDLLMKDRTTLVIAHRLSTVREASRIIVLDHGRIVEEGTHDALIEQDGLYAELYHLQFRTSPAEELESASYAKSLTSVLPA